One window from the genome of Salmo salar chromosome ssa25, Ssal_v3.1, whole genome shotgun sequence encodes:
- the LOC106586124 gene encoding anterior gradient protein 3, with protein MTTMYRWSLFALLFVTCMEVSLQKKTRKGPQTLSRGWGDYITWVKTYEEALMTMKESKKPLMVIHHMEDCPHSQALKKAFAVDKTVQKMAQKDFVMLNLIHETTDTNLAADGNYVPRIMFVDPSMTVRLDLVGKYSNRLYTYEPSDIPHLAKNMKKAKLLLKTEL; from the exons ATGACAACCATGTATCGCTGGTCTCTCTTTGCATTGCTCTTTGTCACCTGTATGGAAGTTTCCCTACAGAAGAAAACAAGGAAAGGCCCTCAAACTCTCTCAAGAG GATGGGGAGATTACATTACCTGGGTCAAGACCTATGAGGAAGCCCTGATGACAATGAAAGAAAG TAAGAAGCCTCTGATGGTCATTCATCACATGGAGGATTGTCCTCATAGTCAAG CTCTGAAGAAGGCGTTTGCTGTTGATAAAACCGTACAGAAAATGGCCCAAAAGGATTTTGTTATGCTCAATTTGATT CATGAGACTACAGACACTAATCTGGCAGCAGATGGCAACTACGTCCCAAGAATCATGTTTGTTG ATCCATCCATGACCGTGCGTTTAGACCTTGTTGGGAAGTACAGTAATCGCCTGTACACCTACGAGCCGAGCGACATCCCACACT TGGCCAAGAACATGAAAAAAGCCAAGCTTCTACTGAAAACTGAACTGTGA